GATGGAGGCGGGCGAAGTTGGGCTCAGGACACCAGCGCGAGAGGTAGGCTTCGAGATCTTCAAACTGTGTGAAGGGAAGGTTTAGATCTTTCCAGACTTCCGCGTCGCTGCGTTCGACTTTGGCTAGTCCCTCGAGGGCGAGGGCGCGCTCGTAGAAGGAGGTCAACGTGGACTTTGGGAAGGGCCAGCCGCTTTCGGGGACGCCGGGGCGGGGCGTGAAGTCGAGAGCGTCGAGTTCGAGGATCTGACCTCCCCAACGGACTGTGGTTCCCCCTTTCACTCGGATGCGTCCGGTGTGGATGCCGCGGTGCGGGAGCCCGGCGATCTCGCTGTCGTAGAGGGACTGGGAGGAGTCTTCGCGGGTTGCGCCGCCGCCTTCGAGGAGGAGAACTGTCTTGCCCTTGCGGGCTGACTCTACGGCGAGTGTGATGCCAGCGGCTCCGGCGCCGACGATGCAGAGGTCCGCAGCGAGAACGGTGGGCGACTCGTGAAGAAGATCGAAGATCACCGACTGCCCGCGTGCGCTGTTTTGGCAGAAGGCTTGATTTTTCCTTTGATCTTTTCAAGGATCGATTGTGCGCGTTCTACGATGAGCTCGACCTGCCGGTCGTTGTAGTAGCCGTCGCGTGCGGCTCGAATGCAGCCGGCTGCGGCGATGCGTTGACGGGCAGCCTCGTCAGGGAGGTACCGGCGTATCTTTGCGGCTAACTCTTCGAAGCCGGTGAAGAAGACGGCTTCTTCGTCCTCCTTGAATCGCTGCATGTGACCGTCCGAACGCTCGGCGAGCAGGAAGCCTCCGCAGCCAGCGATCTCGAAGCTTTTGTGGACGAACTCGTCGCAGTTGGAGTGAGTGATGAAGCTGAGGTTGATTTTGGATTTCCATATGCCTTCGCGGTACTCGTCGCGAAAGAGTTCGCCGCCGTTGAAGAGGGCTTTATAGGCGCTGGGCTCCATTGCTCGTCCCCACTGCCGGGGGTTGCCGGAGATTACGACCGGAAAACCGCATTCGCGCCATAGGCGCGTGAGGGTTTGTGCGCGGTCGTCGTATGGGGTGCCGATAAAGGAGACCTCGCGGTTCCTATCGGCGTCCGACCAGCCCTGTGGCGGGGGAAATTGGAGTGTAGGTTCGTAGGCGGTCTGAATCTTGATTACATCGCGCGCGCCTCGCAATTTGTAATCGAGAATGTTCTTGTCGCGCTGGACTACATGGAGGTCGTAGTGGGGAATGTCTTTCATGTAGATGCGCCAGCCTGGATCCTGGCGGGTTCCGAAGGGGTTGTCGATCATGTAGCTGACAGTCACGATGTCCATGGCGCGCATTCGGTCGAGTGTTGCAGGACGGATGTAGAGGAGCTTGTCGGTCCAAAGAAGATCCGGTTTTTCCGCTTGAGCGATCTCTATCAGCTCTCGGTTCAGTCGGGCAACGGAAGGTCCGATGACGAGGCGCTGATTTACTTTGCGAAGGATCGGGTTATTGGATTCGTAGTCGAAGACATTGAACGGGATGACCTGATGGCCGAGGCGTTCAAGAGCCCAGAGGCGATAGAGAGAGGTATCGTTTGGTGAGAGGCCGGTAGCGTACAGAATCTTCATGCGGCGCTGCGTTTCCTTTAGATTTTGCCTGCTGTCGGTTCTAGTGATTCGCCCTTAGGAGAGCAATCACCTGTTCGGCGTGTATGACACCGGCCAGATGCTTGTCCTTATCTATGACCGGAAGTGATCGCAGGTTGTATTTGTCGAAGAGCTCGGCGACTTTGCGGCCGTTGGCATCTACGTTACAGGTGACGAGATGGCTGTGGGGCAGTTCGGTCAGGGGAGTGCCGGCCGCCGCAAGCAGGAGCTGGACCAGCGGAACTAGCGCGGTGATTTTCTCCTCTTCGTCGAGCAGGTAGATATCGGTGATCATGTCGATATCTCCTTCGAAGTCGCGCAAAGCTGCAATCGCCTGATCGACGAGAGCTGTCGACGTCAGGGCGATGTACTCGGTCGTCATTCGGCCCGCGGCAGAGTCGCCGGCGAACTCGAGTAAGTCTTCGACCTCCTGCCGCTCCTGGGGGTCCATCTCGCCGAGAATGGCTTCGGAACGCTCGTCGGTGAGCTCTGATAGCAGGTCGGCTGCGGCTCCGGGGTCCATCTCTTCGACGATGCCTGCGATCTGCTCAGAGTCGAGCGACTCGATCAGCGACTGCTGCATCTTTGGCTTGACCTCCTCGAGGGCCTCAGCCGCGACCTCCTCGTCGAGCGAGACAAAGAGAGCGTGGCGTTCGGCGGGGGCCAGCTCTTCGAGGATGTCCGCAATGTCAGAAGGATGCATCTTCGAGAGGCGATCCTGCTCGATCTTTAGACGGACGCGGCGGGCGGGATCGCGATCGATGAGGTCGACGAAGTCCCACGGTATGACGCTCGCACCGAAGCGGGAGGCGATACGGTCCACCGAGGTAGATGGGAGGCCTTTCAGCAGGCGGCGGACGGCTCCGCGCATACCGACTTCGACCTCCGCAATGCGCAGAGAGAGATCGGGAGTGTCTTCCTGGCAGTTCTCCCACACCAGATCAACGTCGTTGACGCGGACGACCTTGTGGCCGTGTACATCGATAATCTGCTGATCCAGCAGGTCGCGTTCGAGCAGAAGAAAGCTCTCATCCTCAGGCAGTGGAGTGGGTTGCACGGACTTGCGGAGCTGCATAGCACCGTCGGGACTGAGTTCGAGTTGAGAGATCAGGACCAGCGAGGGCTTGTCGCGGCGTCTCGACGAGGCTAGTTTCAGGACGATGCCGTGAACGTGGGCGGCATCGACAGAGGGGGCCACGGCGAACTCGCGGATATGGCCAAAGGTGCCCCCCTGGGCGTCCGCAATGGCCGATCCCATGAGGGCTGAAACGCTCGTCCTTTGGTTAGCATGTTTGGTCATAACAAATCACTGGATGCGTTCTCAAACATACCCTGTAATCGCATGTTAGCCCACCTTGCGGTCGATAGTTTGTCGGAAAGAGTCGGCCTAGTCAACCCCGGAGGCCGAAAAAGAGTCTGAAATTACACAGAAGATTCGGGGGAACCTTGACATTCAAGAATTCCACAAGCAAACTGCCATCATCGCTGTTGTCTGACGTTGACGACTGGCATACCAGCACTGCAAGGACTGCTTTGGCCGATTCAACGACAAGCCGTGTCAGCTTCACCCTGGACTCGTCTCTGGACAGCGTTAACAAGATTGAGCAGACCGCTGAGCAGTGTGCGCAACGGGCTGGCTTCGACGAAGATACGGTTCCCCATATCGCCATGGCGGTGCGCGAAGCAGCAGTAAACGCGGTGCTGCATGGCAACTCGTACGATACCAGCAAGCATGTGGTCGCGTCTTTTGAAACGACTTCAGACTCACTGATTATCCGTATCTCGGACCAAGGCCCCGGACTTGATCCGGACAAGATTCCGGATCCGCTAGCCCCGGAAAATATCCTCCGCGGCTCAGGCCGCGGTATCTTTCTCATCAAGGCTTTCATGGATGAGGTAAACTTTCGCCAGTTACATCCGGGCACGGAACTGACACTTATCAAGCACCGACCACCCGCGCAGTCGGGGACTTAAGGAGAACACTAGACATGAGCATGAAAGTAAAAACTCGCCAGGTAGATGGCATCACCATTCTGGATCTCAGCGGCCGTATCACCCTTGGCGAAGGCAGTGTGACGATCCGCGACGCCGTGCGCGATGTTCTGGCGAAGGGTTCCAATAAGATTCTGCTCAACCTCGGCGACATCAGCTACATCGACAGCTCGGGTATCGGCGAGTTGGTAAGCGCCTTTACCACCGTCAAGAACAGCGGCGGCGAGCTGAAGCTACTGAACCTGACGAAGAAAGTACACGACCTGCTGCAGATCACCAAGCTGTACACCGTCTTCGACGTCAAGGATGATGAGGCAACCGCAATCTCTTCCTTCAGCAAGTAATCAGCTCTGCCGCACTAAAAAGCCGCCGCGATATGCGACGGCTTTTTTGTTGGGCCAGGTCAGTTCGCTTCGTCTACTTCGAGAAGTCGACCTTCGGCGCCACACTGTTCTCTGGGTTGCCTTTGAAGTACTCGTCGCGATAATGAAAGCCCGCGATATTGGCCCAGATACTTTGAGGAAATTGTCGAACGTAAACATTGTAATCCTCAAGCGTCTTGTTGTATCGCTGACGTTCGACGGAGATTCGATTTTCTGTTCCCTCCAGCTGATCGGTGAGACGTGTGAACTGCTCGTTGCCCTTCAGGTTGGGGTACTGCTCCTGGAGCCGGAAGAACGGACCCAAGGCCACGTCGAGCTTGGCGTTGGCATTGATATTGCTGGCGTGATCGCTGCCCGCGGCGAGAACACCGGCGCGTGCGTTGGCGATGTTGGTCAAAATCGTTGATTCTTCGGCGACATATCCCTTCACCGACGCAACGAGATTTGGAATCAGGTCAAGGCGGCGCTGCTGTACGACGTTGACCTGTGAGAACGCCTGATTGATTGCCTCATTCTTCTGCACCAGCGTGTTTTTCGCGCCGATGTAGCTGCCTCCTACAAAGAGCAGAACGACGATGAGAAGAGCTACAACACCAAGCACAACCCATAAAGATTTCATGTTTCCTCAATTTCCCTTCGTCTGAAATTTCGATGCTATCGACAGATGGCGTCTTCGGCTGTACTTTACCATTGGAACCGGCTTCTTTTACCTTTCTTTACGGCTACCTGGTTTACATTTGCGTCCTCAAAAGTCTCCGCTGGCTCCCCCTCCACCTGAACTGCCGCCTCCGAAGCCGCCAAAACCTCCGCCACCACGGTCGTCGTCGCGTCCCCGGCCACCGCCAAAACCGCCCCCTCCGCCTCCCATCAGATTTCCCAGGAGAAAGAAGATCAAGCCCGTGTTGCCGGTCTTGACTAGAAAGAAGAGGATCAGCAGGATGGCGCCGCCGCCGATAATGACCTCTGTGAGGCTTAGTTGAACGGGTTGCTGCTGACGGTGGTACTGATGAACGGGTTGAGCGAGGTTCAGGGTGACACCCGCATCGGTCGCAATAATTCGGGCGATCTGCGTCACTCCAAGCGGGATTGCCGTGTTGTAGTCCCCCTGCTGGGCCGCGGGAACCATCGAACGGCCGATGTCTCCGACCTTGGCGTCGTTGAGGATGCCCTCGAGACCGTAGCCGACCTCGATGCGGCCGCGTCGCGGGGTCATCACGAAGAGCATCAGAACGCCACGATCTGTTCCCTTGGCGCCGACCTTCCATTTATCTTCAAGCGCCGTGGCAAATTCTTCGATCGACTGGTCGCCGTCGAGGGTCTTGACGGTAACAACTGCAATTTGAGCATGAGCCTGACGATCAACCTGGGTGCAGAGGTTTTCGAGGCCGGATTTGGTCGAGGGGGAAAGGACGCCGGCAAAGTCGTTGACGTAGCCGGTCGGCGCCGGCAGCGTGTTCACTGACTCCGCTGTGACCACAAGCGACGGCGCAAAGACCAAGAGGACGACGGCCAGCCATCGCGAAAGATAGTTCATCGATGGTCATTCTACCCCCTTGCTGTTTCTACCGTTGACTAGTGTGGAACGACAATTCAGTTTACTGGCGTAAAAAGAGGGTGCACATGGC
This Tunturibacter gelidoferens DNA region includes the following protein-coding sequences:
- a CDS encoding CgeB family protein; translated protein: MKILYATGLSPNDTSLYRLWALERLGHQVIPFNVFDYESNNPILRKVNQRLVIGPSVARLNRELIEIAQAEKPDLLWTDKLLYIRPATLDRMRAMDIVTVSYMIDNPFGTRQDPGWRIYMKDIPHYDLHVVQRDKNILDYKLRGARDVIKIQTAYEPTLQFPPPQGWSDADRNREVSFIGTPYDDRAQTLTRLWRECGFPVVISGNPRQWGRAMEPSAYKALFNGGELFRDEYREGIWKSKINLSFITHSNCDEFVHKSFEIAGCGGFLLAERSDGHMQRFKEDEEAVFFTGFEELAAKIRRYLPDEAARQRIAAAGCIRAARDGYYNDRQVELIVERAQSILEKIKGKIKPSAKTAHAGSR
- a CDS encoding magnesium transporter MgtE N-terminal domain-containing protein; this encodes MGSAIADAQGGTFGHIREFAVAPSVDAAHVHGIVLKLASSRRRDKPSLVLISQLELSPDGAMQLRKSVQPTPLPEDESFLLLERDLLDQQIIDVHGHKVVRVNDVDLVWENCQEDTPDLSLRIAEVEVGMRGAVRRLLKGLPSTSVDRIASRFGASVIPWDFVDLIDRDPARRVRLKIEQDRLSKMHPSDIADILEELAPAERHALFVSLDEEVAAEALEEVKPKMQQSLIESLDSEQIAGIVEEMDPGAAADLLSELTDERSEAILGEMDPQERQEVEDLLEFAGDSAAGRMTTEYIALTSTALVDQAIAALRDFEGDIDMITDIYLLDEEEKITALVPLVQLLLAAAGTPLTELPHSHLVTCNVDANGRKVAELFDKYNLRSLPVIDKDKHLAGVIHAEQVIALLRANH
- a CDS encoding ATP-binding protein codes for the protein MTFKNSTSKLPSSLLSDVDDWHTSTARTALADSTTSRVSFTLDSSLDSVNKIEQTAEQCAQRAGFDEDTVPHIAMAVREAAVNAVLHGNSYDTSKHVVASFETTSDSLIIRISDQGPGLDPDKIPDPLAPENILRGSGRGIFLIKAFMDEVNFRQLHPGTELTLIKHRPPAQSGT
- a CDS encoding STAS domain-containing protein, with protein sequence MSMKVKTRQVDGITILDLSGRITLGEGSVTIRDAVRDVLAKGSNKILLNLGDISYIDSSGIGELVSAFTTVKNSGGELKLLNLTKKVHDLLQITKLYTVFDVKDDEATAISSFSK
- a CDS encoding LemA family protein; its protein translation is MKSLWVVLGVVALLIVVLLFVGGSYIGAKNTLVQKNEAINQAFSQVNVVQQRRLDLIPNLVASVKGYVAEESTILTNIANARAGVLAAGSDHASNINANAKLDVALGPFFRLQEQYPNLKGNEQFTRLTDQLEGTENRISVERQRYNKTLEDYNVYVRQFPQSIWANIAGFHYRDEYFKGNPENSVAPKVDFSK
- a CDS encoding TPM domain-containing protein, producing the protein MNYLSRWLAVVLLVFAPSLVVTAESVNTLPAPTGYVNDFAGVLSPSTKSGLENLCTQVDRQAHAQIAVVTVKTLDGDQSIEEFATALEDKWKVGAKGTDRGVLMLFVMTPRRGRIEVGYGLEGILNDAKVGDIGRSMVPAAQQGDYNTAIPLGVTQIARIIATDAGVTLNLAQPVHQYHRQQQPVQLSLTEVIIGGGAILLILFFLVKTGNTGLIFFLLGNLMGGGGGGFGGGRGRDDDRGGGGFGGFGGGSSGGGGASGDF